One region of Armatimonadota bacterium genomic DNA includes:
- the pilM gene encoding type IV pilus assembly protein PilM, which translates to MAKKLNSAIGVDIGSQTIKLVEIRLQGNQPTVTAMSQAMTPEGAVDHFGVHDDQAVGAVLKELISSSGASASDVVVSIAGQGSVLVRTLEVPKMTDGELAQHMDWEITRNIPFGEKTIESDYKAFPSADDQAQNMDVVMAISPQSAVELMASVVKKAGKKTAAIDVEPLGIARSLAVTYDSDYHDKTLCVVDIGHKTTSINIYRNGQLLMPRLVPIGGQMFTQAIADAKNIGFEEAEQIKIKDVNIPADAAQQMEGLNPFDADAGTQAMEPYNPFSDSPESDKGDAQVENPPAVVDEPPSSGGEPDELFAALADVLDEMIAEIRRSVDYYRSKGGDVDHVLLSGGGSKLKGLQAFIEASVGLSVSQYDPLKGVVSSIRKPDASVDESHCEEFVIAVGNALHVAF; encoded by the coding sequence ATGGCTAAGAAGTTGAACAGTGCTATCGGCGTCGATATCGGTAGCCAGACCATCAAGTTGGTCGAAATCCGGCTGCAGGGCAACCAGCCGACGGTGACCGCTATGTCCCAGGCGATGACCCCCGAGGGCGCTGTAGACCACTTCGGGGTCCATGACGACCAGGCTGTCGGGGCGGTCCTGAAGGAGCTGATCAGCTCTTCTGGCGCATCGGCCAGCGATGTCGTCGTGAGCATTGCAGGCCAAGGCTCCGTCTTAGTTCGAACCCTCGAAGTGCCGAAAATGACGGATGGAGAGCTCGCGCAGCACATGGATTGGGAGATCACCCGCAACATACCGTTTGGAGAAAAGACGATCGAAAGCGACTACAAGGCGTTTCCGTCTGCCGACGACCAGGCGCAGAACATGGACGTGGTCATGGCGATTTCGCCTCAGTCTGCGGTCGAGCTGATGGCCAGCGTAGTCAAGAAGGCTGGCAAGAAGACCGCTGCGATCGACGTCGAACCTCTAGGTATCGCCCGCTCGCTCGCCGTGACGTACGATTCGGACTACCACGACAAAACGCTCTGCGTCGTCGATATCGGGCACAAAACGACTTCCATCAACATCTACAGGAACGGTCAGCTCCTGATGCCTCGCTTGGTGCCGATCGGAGGGCAGATGTTCACCCAAGCGATCGCCGACGCAAAGAACATCGGTTTCGAAGAAGCTGAGCAGATCAAGATTAAAGACGTGAATATTCCGGCTGACGCGGCGCAGCAGATGGAAGGGCTCAACCCGTTCGACGCAGACGCTGGCACGCAGGCGATGGAGCCGTACAACCCATTTTCCGACTCGCCGGAATCCGACAAAGGCGATGCTCAGGTAGAGAACCCGCCAGCGGTCGTCGACGAGCCACCGTCCTCTGGAGGAGAGCCTGACGAGCTGTTTGCAGCCTTGGCAGACGTCTTGGACGAGATGATCGCGGAGATTCGCCGGTCGGTCGACTACTATCGCAGCAAGGGCGGAGACGTTGATCACGTGCTGCTGTCTGGCGGTGGATCGAAGCTCAAAGGGCTGCAGGCCTTCATCGAAGCGTCGGTCGGCTTGTCCGTTAGCCAGTACGACCCGCTGAAAGGCGTCGTTTCGAGCATCAGGAAACCCGACGCGTCGGTCGACGAGTCACATTGCGAGGAGTTTGTAATCGCAGTCGGCAACGCGCTGCACGTCGCATTTTAG
- a CDS encoding shikimate kinase, translated as MDRCLVLIGMMGAGKTIVGRTLAAKFDVPFRDTDKLLEYKLGRPVHQLFQLYGEAAFRAQETSVLSSIQAHPSVLATGGGIVMLDENWTEIRRIGVSLFLDVDVDVLVRRLRTAKKRRPLLEVPNWEETVRNMLNTRRSQYEKADIVLKLTDEPFEQVAELAIQELSRADGSA; from the coding sequence ATGGATCGCTGCCTTGTTCTCATAGGAATGATGGGCGCTGGCAAGACGATTGTCGGAAGAACGCTCGCTGCCAAGTTTGACGTGCCGTTCCGCGACACGGACAAACTGCTGGAGTACAAGCTCGGTCGTCCGGTGCATCAGCTGTTCCAACTGTACGGGGAGGCCGCGTTCCGTGCACAGGAAACGTCCGTCCTAAGCTCGATCCAGGCGCACCCGTCGGTGCTTGCAACTGGCGGTGGAATCGTCATGCTCGACGAGAACTGGACGGAAATCCGCCGAATCGGCGTTTCCCTTTTCCTCGACGTGGACGTGGACGTGCTGGTCCGTCGGCTGCGGACCGCTAAGAAGCGCCGGCCGCTGCTCGAAGTGCCAAACTGGGAGGAGACCGTGAGAAACATGCTGAATACACGACGGTCGCAGTACGAAAAAGCGGACATCGTGTTGAAACTAACCGACGAGCCGTTCGAGCAGGTCGCAGAACTGGCCATCCAGGAGCTATCTCGTGCTGACGGTTCGGCATAG
- the aroB gene encoding 3-dehydroquinate synthase, with protein MLTVRHSGGSYKVVPTDVKSVLASLGSEDFVISDTNLIEHYELPESSFIVPAGERSKSLAQFAEATSWLAMRARRSARVVAFGGGVVGDLAGFVAATFMRGVKLLQVPTSLLAMVDSSVGGKVGIDLPEGKNLVGAFCPPSRVDVPLDALLTLPEREFYNGCAEIVKYAAIMDLSLLERLESTGLAPDSPNLQEVIFRCIDLKRQIVEQDEFETYGQRATLNFGHTVGHALETALAYQGVLHGEAVSIGMVVETRLAERLGVAKDVSPRLAAVLQTFGLPTSLPDDLDIDLVLSIMSRDKKASGNGVACSLVSEIGACKLHTGIAESDIRAVLENA; from the coding sequence GTGCTGACGGTTCGGCATAGCGGCGGAAGCTATAAGGTCGTGCCGACCGACGTCAAGTCGGTGTTGGCGAGCCTTGGGTCAGAGGACTTTGTCATCAGCGACACGAATCTGATCGAGCACTACGAGCTGCCCGAGAGTTCGTTCATCGTGCCCGCAGGCGAGCGCAGCAAGAGCCTGGCCCAGTTCGCCGAGGCGACGTCGTGGTTGGCCATGCGCGCTCGCCGATCGGCCAGGGTCGTGGCGTTCGGTGGAGGAGTCGTCGGCGATCTGGCCGGTTTCGTCGCTGCCACGTTCATGCGCGGCGTAAAGCTTCTACAGGTACCCACAAGCCTGCTCGCGATGGTCGACTCGTCGGTCGGCGGCAAAGTTGGCATCGACTTGCCGGAAGGAAAAAACCTGGTCGGTGCGTTTTGCCCGCCGTCGCGCGTAGACGTCCCGCTCGACGCCCTGCTCACCCTTCCCGAGCGGGAGTTCTACAACGGCTGTGCGGAGATTGTGAAGTACGCGGCGATCATGGACTTGAGTCTGCTGGAACGGCTGGAATCGACCGGGCTGGCGCCAGACAGTCCGAATCTACAGGAGGTCATCTTCCGCTGCATCGACCTAAAAAGGCAGATTGTCGAGCAAGACGAATTTGAGACATACGGGCAGCGAGCGACCCTCAACTTCGGGCACACCGTCGGGCACGCGCTGGAGACGGCGCTGGCGTACCAGGGCGTACTGCACGGCGAAGCGGTCAGCATCGGAATGGTGGTCGAAACGCGCTTGGCCGAGCGACTGGGTGTTGCGAAGGACGTTTCGCCGAGGCTGGCAGCCGTCCTTCAGACGTTCGGCCTGCCAACGAGCCTTCCAGACGACCTCGACATCGACCTGGTTCTTTCGATCATGAGTCGCGATAAGAAGGCGAGTGGAAACGGAGTTGCCTGTAGCCTCGTTAGTGAGATTGGGGCGTGTAAACTGCACACAGGTATCGCAGAGAGCGATATCAGAGCTGTTCTAGAGAACGCATGA
- a CDS encoding protein kinase, giving the protein MIGALLRTRYEILQQIGDNPIMTTFIAHDRARDRNVVLKVIKEKYCKEHEFISELLDLSTQLKSIDEPGIAKLLDIEQDDGRWFMVCSYLPGSSVYDRLKRLSTLTQSSALTVIRRVLEALVPLHEKGHVHGDISARNVVVGSSDEAGLLLPGVWRAYSSSVAAGVEMLPLIAPYLAPEVTMGGMPSPQSDVYAVGVLLFEMLAGCRPYGGKTPAEIATQHVSSEYPSLTRLNTAVPMPLDELVKKAMAKKPGDRYFSAKAMLNDVKLLEDALRFGKRLTWPLDPQPETAADERVGPRLNVVRDQEAEKKMAKRRASARGEGVPRWMVGIFIVTASFAIAAIGVLAYNNLTKPKILTVPNIIGMTFAQATAELDEMDLKLKRVKQSPSDEYAVYVVMEVSPSVGQDIRQFSTVNAVVSTGSNFVEVPDLTGMTPAEARRLLASMNLALAAFVETVYDPSVPEGTIVSQKPKERTNVERQTKIAVQVSTHSRSVIDAPPRADSNIYTLRWQLPDSPFPIMLRVDVEDVLGTRTVHQEMYEPEENISLDIEAYGPKATFYIYYDGVLESRITQSARPDEDDDDGDNADEDSVD; this is encoded by the coding sequence ATGATCGGGGCTCTCTTACGGACGCGCTACGAGATTCTCCAACAGATCGGCGACAACCCGATCATGACGACGTTCATCGCCCACGACAGGGCTCGCGACCGAAACGTCGTCCTCAAGGTCATCAAAGAGAAGTACTGCAAAGAGCATGAGTTCATCTCGGAGCTTCTCGACCTTTCAACGCAACTCAAGAGTATCGATGAACCTGGGATCGCAAAGCTTTTGGACATCGAGCAGGATGACGGTCGATGGTTCATGGTTTGCTCGTACCTGCCAGGCAGCTCGGTCTACGATCGCCTCAAGCGGCTGTCTACACTAACGCAATCCAGCGCTTTGACGGTTATTCGCCGAGTGCTTGAAGCGCTTGTTCCGCTTCATGAGAAAGGCCATGTTCACGGCGACATCAGTGCGCGCAACGTTGTGGTCGGAAGCTCTGACGAAGCGGGGCTGTTGCTGCCGGGAGTATGGAGGGCGTACTCCAGCAGTGTCGCGGCAGGAGTCGAGATGCTGCCGCTGATCGCTCCGTACTTGGCTCCGGAAGTGACGATGGGCGGAATGCCGTCGCCGCAGAGCGACGTCTATGCTGTCGGGGTTCTACTATTTGAGATGTTGGCTGGATGCAGGCCGTACGGAGGAAAGACGCCCGCTGAGATCGCCACGCAACACGTTTCATCGGAGTATCCATCGCTGACGCGACTCAACACAGCGGTCCCGATGCCGCTTGACGAACTCGTCAAGAAGGCGATGGCAAAGAAACCGGGTGATCGGTACTTCAGCGCGAAGGCGATGCTGAACGACGTCAAGTTGCTCGAAGACGCTTTGCGGTTCGGGAAGCGGCTCACCTGGCCGCTGGATCCGCAACCCGAAACCGCTGCAGACGAGCGCGTCGGGCCCAGGTTGAACGTCGTTCGAGACCAGGAGGCTGAAAAGAAAATGGCGAAGAGAAGAGCGAGCGCGCGCGGCGAGGGCGTGCCGAGATGGATGGTCGGCATCTTCATCGTGACCGCGTCGTTTGCTATCGCGGCGATCGGAGTGCTGGCGTATAACAACTTGACCAAGCCCAAGATCCTGACTGTGCCAAATATCATCGGGATGACCTTTGCCCAGGCGACCGCGGAGCTCGATGAGATGGACTTGAAGCTCAAACGAGTCAAGCAATCTCCGTCAGATGAATACGCCGTCTACGTAGTGATGGAAGTTTCGCCCAGCGTTGGGCAGGACATTCGGCAGTTCTCGACCGTCAATGCGGTTGTGAGCACGGGCTCAAACTTCGTCGAAGTGCCCGATCTCACAGGGATGACGCCGGCGGAGGCCCGAAGGCTGCTGGCGTCGATGAACCTAGCCCTGGCAGCGTTCGTCGAGACGGTCTACGACCCCTCTGTACCCGAGGGCACGATCGTCAGCCAAAAACCTAAGGAGAGAACCAACGTCGAGAGGCAAACGAAGATCGCTGTCCAGGTCAGCACGCACTCCAGGTCCGTGATCGACGCGCCGCCGAGGGCAGACTCGAATATCTACACCCTTCGCTGGCAGTTGCCCGATAGTCCCTTTCCGATCATGCTGCGGGTCGACGTGGAAGATGTGCTAGGCACGCGAACCGTGCACCAAGAGATGTACGAGCCCGAGGAAAATATCTCTCTGGATATTGAGGCGTACGGACCGAAGGCGACGTTCTACATCTACTACGACGGCGTACTTGAGAGCCGCATCACCCAAAGTGCCAGGCCCGACGAGGACGATGACGACGGAGATAATGCTGACGAGGATTCGGTAGATTGA
- the rpe gene encoding ribulose-phosphate 3-epimerase has product MHPSIAPSILSSNPGEYRLAVREMIAAGCDWIHFDVMDGQFVPPITFGADLVKSLRELADTPFEAHLMTLTPERHVSAFANAGCQRIIFHIEATDHPHRLCQTLRDAGIQAGIALNPGTPVQLLEPLIEAIDLALVMTVNPGWGGQELIEECLDKVRALRALAPGLEIEVDGGIEPDNIGRAWAAGANTFVVGSYLVRGPSIPAAIEELRAACSSKS; this is encoded by the coding sequence ATGCATCCATCGATAGCGCCCTCGATTCTTTCCAGCAACCCGGGTGAGTATCGCCTCGCGGTTCGCGAGATGATCGCCGCCGGTTGCGATTGGATTCACTTCGACGTGATGGATGGCCAGTTCGTGCCGCCGATCACGTTCGGTGCAGACCTCGTGAAAAGCTTGCGGGAATTGGCGGACACGCCGTTCGAGGCGCACCTCATGACGCTGACGCCGGAGAGGCACGTGAGCGCGTTCGCGAACGCGGGATGTCAGCGGATTATCTTTCACATCGAGGCGACGGATCATCCACATCGCCTGTGTCAGACGTTGCGGGACGCTGGAATTCAGGCCGGAATCGCCCTGAACCCGGGTACGCCGGTGCAACTCCTCGAGCCACTCATCGAGGCGATCGATCTGGCGCTCGTTATGACCGTGAACCCCGGATGGGGCGGTCAGGAACTGATCGAGGAGTGCTTGGACAAGGTGCGCGCCCTGCGGGCGCTCGCGCCTGGACTGGAGATCGAAGTCGATGGCGGAATCGAGCCGGACAACATAGGGAGAGCCTGGGCAGCTGGGGCGAATACGTTTGTCGTAGGCAGCTACCTGGTGCGCGGCCCGTCGATTCCCGCCGCCATCGAGGAGTTGAGAGCTGCATGTTCCTCAAAGTCCTGA
- the ribD gene encoding bifunctional diaminohydroxyphosphoribosylaminopyrimidine deaminase/5-amino-6-(5-phosphoribosylamino)uracil reductase RibD, which produces MGESRSELMRRAVELSRGGFPAPNPHVGCVIVADGEVVGEGFHHYAGGDHAEVVALRSAGERARGAEMYVTLEPCTHHGRTPPCTDAIIAAGVRRVVVAVLDPNPSADGGVKVLRDAGIECEVGLLGEEATEANRVFIKAHQRQRSTVYVKAAVTVDGFIANQDGSSKWITAEDARAEGHRLRAQMGCVLIGRETAEIDNPMLTARIPEVVNQPLRVVLDPNRKLKDSLRVFDSETPALRVVRPGLGGESTLEVEHTHESGFDLDSLLGKLFERGVIGVLVEGGGETIASFLRAGLVDEVHLFRSPKEFGKGRYWLGESPPLVKLNEVRRTKLDVDEYVVCEIVERAVEQSP; this is translated from the coding sequence ATGGGCGAAAGCAGAAGTGAGCTGATGCGCCGTGCTGTGGAGCTCTCGCGAGGTGGCTTTCCAGCTCCGAATCCGCACGTCGGGTGCGTGATCGTCGCAGACGGCGAGGTCGTTGGGGAAGGATTCCATCACTACGCAGGAGGAGATCATGCGGAGGTCGTCGCACTACGGTCGGCTGGTGAGCGTGCGCGAGGCGCTGAGATGTACGTCACGCTGGAACCGTGTACGCACCACGGGAGGACGCCGCCGTGCACGGACGCGATCATCGCAGCCGGCGTCCGCCGAGTCGTCGTTGCGGTGCTCGACCCAAACCCGAGCGCGGACGGTGGCGTGAAGGTGCTGCGCGATGCCGGGATTGAGTGCGAGGTCGGCTTGCTCGGCGAAGAGGCGACGGAGGCCAACCGCGTTTTCATCAAAGCTCATCAGCGCCAAAGGTCGACCGTGTACGTCAAGGCCGCAGTCACCGTAGACGGGTTCATAGCGAACCAAGACGGCTCGAGCAAGTGGATCACGGCAGAGGACGCACGGGCAGAAGGGCATCGGCTTCGTGCTCAAATGGGGTGCGTTCTGATCGGGCGTGAGACAGCCGAGATCGACAATCCGATGCTGACAGCACGCATACCGGAGGTCGTAAACCAGCCGCTGAGGGTCGTGCTCGACCCGAACAGAAAGTTGAAAGATTCCTTGCGCGTCTTCGATAGTGAGACGCCAGCTTTGCGCGTGGTCAGGCCCGGGCTGGGCGGCGAGAGCACGCTCGAAGTCGAGCACACGCACGAAAGCGGGTTCGATCTAGACTCCTTGCTGGGCAAGCTGTTCGAGCGGGGAGTGATTGGCGTGCTCGTCGAAGGCGGCGGCGAGACGATCGCCTCGTTTCTGCGCGCCGGGCTGGTCGATGAAGTACATCTGTTCAGATCGCCCAAGGAGTTCGGCAAAGGGCGATACTGGCTAGGCGAAAGCCCGCCGCTCGTGAAGCTGAACGAAGTCCGCCGGACGAAGCTCGACGTGGACGAGTACGTCGTTTGCGAAATTGTGGAGCGCGCCGTGGAACAATCGCCTTGA
- the pdxT gene encoding pyridoxal 5'-phosphate synthase glutaminase subunit PdxT: MAKTVGVVALQGDFEMHKAAFERCGADVALIKTPDQLAGVDRVVIPGGESTTVGKLMDRFGLGDALIEAASSGTPIWGTCMGMILMAKRVSDCDQYTLGILDITVERNAFGAQVHSFEDDISIAGMDDPLTAVFIRSPIVTQFGEAVEVLAKYQGQVVAVKQESRIGTAFHPELTGDDRFHSWFLGV; the protein is encoded by the coding sequence ATGGCGAAAACGGTCGGGGTCGTCGCTCTGCAGGGCGACTTCGAGATGCACAAGGCCGCTTTCGAGCGGTGCGGCGCGGATGTTGCGCTGATCAAGACGCCCGATCAACTCGCTGGCGTAGATCGCGTCGTGATTCCGGGAGGGGAGAGTACAACGGTCGGCAAGCTAATGGACCGGTTCGGGCTCGGAGATGCGCTCATCGAAGCCGCGTCCTCTGGCACACCGATATGGGGCACGTGCATGGGCATGATTCTGATGGCGAAGCGAGTCTCAGACTGTGATCAGTACACGCTGGGGATACTGGATATCACGGTCGAGCGCAACGCTTTCGGCGCGCAGGTTCACAGCTTCGAGGATGATATCTCCATCGCCGGAATGGACGATCCGCTGACTGCGGTGTTCATCCGCTCTCCGATCGTCACGCAATTCGGCGAAGCGGTCGAAGTCCTGGCTAAGTATCAGGGACAAGTCGTTGCCGTAAAACAGGAATCCCGGATCGGGACGGCGTTCCATCCTGAACTGACGGGCGACGACAGATTCCATTCCTGGTTTCTAGGAGTTTGA
- a CDS encoding arginase has translation MIEVIGAPFDLCGRKPGSRLGPVAMRLEGLLKGLTALGHEVLDTGPVADVDAWNPQDAEQRYTSANEVYLEIQERVGRAIERSSVPLVIGGDHSISIGSVSGALRQYGNDLAVLWIDAHMDLNTPDTSHSGNLHGMPLAALSGLTTNVKGALGTEWAALVEDVVGSATLGPDRICWLGLRDVDEGEVSNMRRLDGSLALTMQDVDELSVIGAMEQVDDHVRNSGARALWVSFDVDALDPIFAPGTGTAVRGGFTYREGHLIAEILHRIMSDPSNPYRLAGLDVVEVNPLIDMGNQTARIAVGWVHSLFGKTILNPDDPGRSER, from the coding sequence ATGATCGAAGTGATCGGGGCTCCGTTCGACCTCTGTGGCCGGAAACCCGGAAGCAGGCTTGGGCCGGTCGCTATGCGTCTGGAAGGGCTGCTCAAGGGGCTGACAGCGCTTGGGCACGAGGTCCTCGACACAGGCCCCGTAGCTGACGTAGATGCCTGGAACCCGCAGGACGCGGAGCAGCGGTACACCAGCGCGAACGAGGTGTACCTTGAGATCCAGGAGCGGGTCGGTCGTGCGATCGAGCGATCAAGCGTGCCTCTCGTCATCGGCGGCGACCACAGCATATCGATCGGTTCGGTGTCCGGTGCGCTGCGGCAGTACGGTAACGATTTGGCAGTGCTGTGGATCGACGCGCACATGGACCTCAATACTCCGGACACTTCGCATTCTGGCAACCTGCACGGCATGCCTCTCGCGGCGCTGTCTGGGCTGACTACGAACGTCAAGGGGGCCCTCGGCACGGAATGGGCCGCGCTGGTCGAGGACGTGGTCGGGTCTGCGACCCTTGGGCCGGATCGCATCTGCTGGTTGGGTCTGCGCGACGTCGACGAGGGCGAGGTCTCCAATATGCGACGACTGGACGGCAGCCTGGCGCTGACGATGCAGGACGTTGACGAGCTAAGCGTTATCGGCGCGATGGAGCAGGTCGACGATCACGTCCGCAACAGCGGCGCCCGGGCGCTTTGGGTCAGCTTCGACGTCGATGCGCTCGATCCGATCTTCGCGCCGGGTACCGGAACGGCGGTTCGCGGAGGCTTCACCTATCGCGAGGGGCATCTGATCGCCGAGATACTCCACCGGATCATGAGCGATCCTTCGAATCCGTACCGATTGGCTGGGCTCGACGTAGTCGAGGTCAACCCGCTGATCGACATGGGGAACCAGACGGCGAGGATAGCCGTCGGTTGGGTGCACAGCTTGTTCGGCAAGACGATTCTGAATCCCGACGACCCCGGTCGATCCGAGCGGTAG
- a CDS encoding KpsF/GutQ family sugar-phosphate isomerase codes for MCLDTLRRVLSEEAEAIARLGDSLDASFSTAVDWMVACPGRVIACGVGKSGHVARKAAGTLASTGTPSLFLHATEAVHGDLGMVTRNDILLIFTYSGETDEVVRLFPSFNDIGAKTIVITGRPDSSAGRAADLVLNVRVRREACPNNLAPTTSTTVMIALSDALAVAAMEKRNFGEDDFARFHPAGTLGRRLVLRVSDVMRVGADVAIVRAETPIVEVMHSITQAGAGGACVVDDEQRLVGFISDGDLRRHFEENDQPRKASASDLMSGAPKTIETDLLAFEALEAFQNFPQKIGEMPVIADGKLVGLLVLKDLLRSGIV; via the coding sequence ATGTGCCTCGATACCTTGCGCCGAGTGCTGAGTGAAGAAGCCGAGGCCATAGCCCGCCTAGGCGACAGCCTCGATGCGTCTTTTTCGACCGCCGTAGACTGGATGGTCGCTTGTCCGGGCCGCGTCATTGCTTGCGGGGTGGGCAAGAGCGGCCACGTCGCGCGAAAGGCTGCCGGAACGCTGGCGAGCACCGGGACGCCATCGCTGTTCCTCCATGCGACCGAAGCGGTCCACGGCGATCTCGGGATGGTCACCAGGAACGACATCCTTCTGATCTTCACCTACAGCGGCGAGACGGACGAAGTCGTCCGCCTCTTTCCATCCTTCAACGACATCGGCGCCAAGACGATCGTCATCACTGGAAGGCCCGACAGCAGCGCAGGAAGGGCCGCTGACCTGGTGTTGAACGTCCGCGTGAGGAGGGAGGCGTGTCCGAACAACCTCGCGCCGACGACGTCCACGACGGTCATGATCGCGCTCAGCGACGCTCTGGCCGTAGCTGCGATGGAGAAGCGGAACTTCGGCGAAGACGACTTCGCCAGGTTCCACCCAGCTGGAACGCTCGGCCGGCGGCTCGTCCTGCGCGTGTCCGACGTTATGCGTGTCGGGGCAGACGTAGCGATCGTACGGGCAGAGACGCCGATCGTAGAGGTCATGCACTCTATTACGCAGGCAGGCGCCGGCGGCGCTTGCGTGGTTGACGACGAACAGCGGCTCGTAGGCTTCATCAGCGACGGCGATCTGCGCCGGCACTTTGAAGAGAACGACCAGCCGAGGAAGGCTTCTGCGAGCGACCTGATGAGCGGAGCGCCGAAGACGATCGAAACCGACCTGCTGGCGTTTGAGGCGCTTGAGGCGTTTCAGAACTTCCCGCAGAAGATCGGTGAGATGCCGGTCATCGCCGACGGCAAGTTGGTGGGACTGTTAGTCCTCAAAGACCTGCTGCGAAGCGGGATAGTGTAG
- the rpmA gene encoding 50S ribosomal protein L27, with product MAHKKGQGSTRNGRDSRSNRLGVKRYGGEVVKSGTIIVRQRGTKLHPGNNVGMGNDHTIFAMIDGQVKFEGPTKRRRVSVYAAQAS from the coding sequence ATGGCTCACAAGAAAGGACAGGGATCGACCCGCAACGGCCGCGACTCGCGTTCGAACCGCCTCGGAGTGAAGCGGTACGGCGGCGAGGTGGTCAAGTCCGGCACGATCATCGTGCGGCAGCGCGGAACCAAGCTGCACCCCGGCAACAACGTCGGCATGGGAAACGATCACACGATCTTCGCGATGATCGACGGCCAGGTGAAGTTTGAAGGGCCGACAAAACGGAGACGGGTGAGCGTCTACGCCGCGCAAGCCTCCTGA
- the rplU gene encoding 50S ribosomal protein L21, whose amino-acid sequence MYAIVQTGGKQYRAEKDAILVVEKLDGEPGGKIELDQVVLVQDGKKIKIGSPYVPGAKVKTEIVRQTRGKKIIGFKYKAKKNVRKRWGHRQSETHLRVLAVVGGK is encoded by the coding sequence ATGTACGCAATCGTGCAGACTGGTGGAAAGCAGTATCGAGCCGAGAAGGACGCAATCCTTGTCGTAGAAAAGCTCGACGGCGAGCCAGGCGGCAAGATTGAGCTCGACCAGGTCGTGCTCGTTCAGGACGGCAAGAAGATCAAGATCGGCAGTCCGTACGTCCCTGGCGCGAAGGTCAAGACCGAGATCGTCAGACAGACACGGGGCAAGAAGATCATCGGCTTCAAGTACAAGGCGAAGAAGAACGTGCGCAAGCGCTGGGGACACCGCCAGTCTGAGACCCACTTGCGCGTGCTGGCCGTCGTCGGAGGAAAGTAA